The following proteins are encoded in a genomic region of Triticum dicoccoides isolate Atlit2015 ecotype Zavitan chromosome 1B, WEW_v2.0, whole genome shotgun sequence:
- the LOC119350801 gene encoding uncharacterized protein LOC119350801 — protein MRKKSSETPLGSIGGFPSVAARGAEIGLMPSPQLSPPPPPPSPGSRLQAPAAAAVSRLQMVPASPPPPFAGQERGRIKSPTRGTPLVGCAGGARRQGSSSPRPSHTSRVGSLHSLKNAVRTETTAGTPPELPEELLMTVFGTLEIPDLVRAASVCTSWRSAYAAMRSLGKHKQAQTPCLLYTSESAGDNVACLYSLVEKRAYRLNLPEPPLRHRFIIGSSLGFLVTVDDISEMHLLNPITGQQIALPSVTTMEYVKPIFDDSGAVHEYEYPSHFARRAFFTPSIIARCKLREQLQIKAFVFHDTSTGSYIVALIHEPYNHLSFARVLGDEKWTLLPPHHHYQDCTYKDGLLYAVDIKGEIHAFDLNGPAFTMKIIRGVDEDFYPDAIYIVEAPWGGLLLVSRFKEFEDPAEDGDPEIYVPHTTEIKLHTVDDGTERLVEIDCLPDHVLFLGHNDPLCLSAKDYPALNGNHAYFTDDDEYNKNRKSSPRDIGVIGLGNNREVDLVSPLLWSNWPSPVWLTPSLTVMKLPSNDRWLSGWDHVLSRPSPTEATVGTTLLELPEDIMMRVFASLEIPDLVRAGAVCTFWRSAYTALHKLGTHKQPQTPCLLYCSESSSENVACLYSLVEKRVYRLTLPEPPLHSRFLIGSSLGLLVTVDEKSEMHLVNPFTGQQIALPSVTTMQHVKPICDDSGAVHKYAYSRHTANQVICPPKIIAPAALREVFHQKALLFYDTPTGSYIVVLIHMPFGQLSFARVGDDKWTWLPPHTNYFDCTYKDGLLYAVTLMGEIHTFDLSEPDVTMNIIIGVDDDDFEIQGAYILEAPWGGLLLIWRLKVYSGNPDDISSLTLHTKGIKIHEVDVAAKKLVEIDCLHGHVLFLGHNQSLCLSTKECPALKENRVYFTDDNEYITEHKDNRRDIGLLRLGNNSWESLVFPQLWSNWPAPVWITPNLTMMKLSLNK, from the exons ATGCGTAAGAAGTCGAGCGAGACGCCTTTGGGGTCAATTGGAGGCTTCCCCTCCGTCGCAGCAAGGGGGGCGGAGATAGGCCTGATGCCATCGCCACA gctctcgccgccgccgccgccgccgtctccaggCTCCCGTCTCCaggctcccgccgccgccgccgtctcaagACTTCAGATGGTTCCCGCATCACCACCGCCTCCCTTCGCCGGCCAGGAGCGTGGACGGATCAAATCGCCGACGCGGGGCACGCCGCTCGTGGGATGCGCCGGCGGCGCTCGGCGGCAGGGCTCCTCCTCCCCAAGGCCCAGCCATACTTCTCGCGTCGGCAGCCTCCA TTCACTGAAAAATGCAGTACGGACAGAGACTACGGCGGGCACACCGCCGGAGCTACCGGAGGAACTCTTGATGACCGTCTTCGGCACCCTCGAGATCCCTGACCTTGTACGCGCTGCTTCCGTCTGCACCTCGTGGCGCTCCGCCTACGCCGCCATGCGCAGCCTCGGCAAGCACAAGCAGGCCCAGACGCCGTGCCTGCTCTACACCTCTGAATCTGCTGGTGACAATGTTGCGTGCCTCTACAGCCTCGTGGAGAAGAGGGCCTACAGGCTGAACCTGCCGGAGCCGCCTCTCCGCCACCGGTTCATCATCGGGTCCTCATTGGGCTTCCTGGTCACCGTCGACGATATATCTGAAATGCACCTCCTCAATCCTATCACCGGTCAACAGATTGCTCTTCCTTCAGTGACCACCATGGAGTACGTGAAGCCCATCTTTGATGACTCGGGTGCTGTCCACGAGTATGAATACCCAAGTCATTTTGCAAGACGGGCCTTTTTCACGCCATCGATCATTGCTCGCTGTAAGCTGCgagagcaactccagatcaaggcgTTTGTGTTTCATGATACATCCACAGGAAGCTACATCGTGGCGCTCATCCACGAGCCATACAATCACCTCTCGTTTGCAAGAGTACTAGGGGATGAAAAGTGGACCTTGCTGCCACCACACCATCACTATCAGGACTGCACCTACAAGGATGGGTTGTTGTACGCGGTGGATATAAAGGGAGAAATCCATGCCTTCGATCTTAACGGTCCTGCTTTTACAATGAAGATTATCAGGGGGGTTGATGAGGATTTTTATCCCGATGCCATATACATTGTTGAGGCCCCATGGGGTGGTCTGCTGCTTGTTTCAAGATTTAAAGAGTTCGAGGATCCTGCTGAAGATGGTGACCCTGAAATATATGTTCCACATACTACGGAAATCAAATTACACACAGTTGATGATGGCACAGAGAGGCTTGTGGAAATTGATTGCTTGCCTGACCATGTGCTGTTTCTTGGGCACAATGATCCACTTTGTCTGAGTGCCAAAGATTACCCTGCTCTCAATGGAAATCATGCCTACTTTACTGACGATGATGAGTACAATAAAAACCGTAAGAGTAGTCCTCGTGATATTGGAGTAATTGGCTTGGGCAATAATCGCGAGGTGGACCTTGTGTCTCCTCTGCTTTGGTCCAACTGGCCTTCTCCAGTGTGGCTTACACCTAGCCTTACGGTGATGAAACTGCCATCGAATGACCGTTGGCTCAGTGGATGGGATCATGTACTCTCCAGACCATCACCGACTGAGGCTACAGTAGGCACTACACTCCTGGAGCTACCAGAGGACATCATGATGCGTGTCTTTGCCTCCCTTGAGATCCCTGACCTCGTACGTGCTGGTGCTGTCTGCACCTTTTGGCGCTCTGCCTACACTGCCCTTCACAAACTTGGCACACACAAGCAGCCCCAGACGCCGTGCCTGCTCTACTGCTCTGAATCTTCCAGCGAGAATGTTGCGTGTCTCTACAGCCTCGTGGAGAAGAGGGTTTACAGGTTAACTCTCCCGGAGCCGCCTCTCCACAGTAGGTTTCTGATTGGGTCCTCTCTTGGCTTGCTGGTCACCGTCGATGAGAAATCTGAAATGCACCTTGTCAATCCATTCACTGGTCAACAGATTGCTCTCCCTTCAGTGACCACGATGCAGCACGTGAAGCCCATTTGTGATGACTCGGGTGCTGTCCACAAGTATGCATACTCGAGGCACACGGCAAACCAAGTTATCTGCCCTCCAAAGATAATTGCTCCAGCTGCCCTGAGGGAAGTCTTCCATCAGAAGGCTCTTTTGTTTTATGATACACCCACAGGGAGCTACATAGTGGTGCTCATCCACATGCCGTTTGGTCAGCTATCCTTTGCAAGGGTAGGGGACGATAAGTGGACCTGGCTGCCACCTCACACTAATTATTTTGACTGCACCTACAAGGATGGGCTATTGTATGCAGTCACTCTAATGGGAGAAATTCACACCTTTGATCTTAGTGAGCCTGATGTTACAATGAACATTATTATAGGTGTGGATGATGACGATTTTGAGATTCAGGGAGCATACATTCTTGAAGCTCCATGGGGTGGTTTGCTGCTTATTTGGAGATTGAAAGTGTATAGTGGTAATCCTGATGATATTTCATCACTTACACTGCACACCAAAGGAATTAAAATACATGAGGTTGATGTTGCTGCCAAGAAGCTTGTGGAAATTGATTGCCTGCACGGCCATGTGCTGTTTCTTGGTCATAACCAGTCACTCTGTCTCAGCACTAAAGAATGCCCTGCTCTCAAGGAAAATCGTGTCTACTTTACTGACGATAATGAGTACATAACTGAACATAAGGATAATCGTCGCGATATAGGACTACTTCGCTTGGGTAATAATAGCTGGGAAAGCCTTGTGTTTCCTCAGCTTTGGTCCAACTGGCCTGCTCCTGTGTGGATTACACCCAATCTTACAATGATGAAACTGTCGTTAAATAAGTAG